A single Anatilimnocola floriformis DNA region contains:
- a CDS encoding tyrosine-type recombinase/integrase translates to MSNKGDRLLVGERVKIYKRGRKQTWTACFYWGGKHHRVSLRTRNEKAARRQAVALEAELIEGEYRPSRQVTKEALPLVTVAQAKDEYLAFKRSGKFRKKSQDKYTSAIREFQMFCDGIGTKHIADVTLRIFDRYRAKRSAERAEKTVHTELVILKGFFKWCAERKLVTEDPLANETFVKPRSKPKGSPDLMQVNQVLSQFTGPRLVALSILAFTGMRAGECQRLRYDLGDVDLDGNWIHIVSREGEDKTKSGDSWKVPIHPRLKKLLEIIPKSKRTWFLNAPPSRQYPNGDHRHNMKHLTEAFEEALGKLDIPAGRKNNGFVLHSLRAFFKTHCVNEGIPREVVDAWQNHKDGRRETASDRYYRLSDEESQKQMKKVPFGDG, encoded by the coding sequence ATGTCCAACAAAGGAGACCGGCTGCTAGTCGGTGAACGGGTCAAGATCTACAAGCGGGGCCGCAAGCAAACATGGACGGCCTGCTTCTACTGGGGCGGAAAACACCACCGGGTGTCGCTCAGGACAAGGAACGAGAAAGCTGCTCGCAGACAAGCAGTCGCCCTCGAAGCCGAACTCATCGAAGGTGAATACAGGCCTTCTCGCCAGGTTACGAAAGAGGCTTTGCCGCTCGTAACGGTTGCGCAAGCCAAGGATGAATATCTTGCATTCAAGCGGAGCGGGAAGTTCCGGAAGAAGTCACAGGACAAGTACACCTCCGCCATCCGCGAGTTTCAGATGTTCTGCGACGGAATCGGGACGAAGCACATCGCGGATGTCACCCTTCGGATCTTTGATCGCTATCGGGCTAAACGATCGGCGGAGCGAGCTGAAAAGACGGTTCATACCGAGCTCGTAATCCTCAAGGGCTTTTTCAAATGGTGCGCCGAGCGCAAGTTGGTCACCGAGGATCCGCTTGCCAACGAAACATTTGTAAAGCCGAGGTCTAAGCCAAAGGGCTCGCCTGACTTGATGCAAGTGAATCAAGTCCTTAGCCAGTTCACCGGTCCGCGACTCGTCGCGTTGAGCATCTTGGCATTCACAGGAATGCGGGCCGGCGAGTGCCAGCGTCTCCGATATGACCTCGGCGACGTTGATCTCGATGGCAACTGGATACACATTGTTTCTCGCGAGGGCGAGGACAAGACGAAGTCCGGCGATTCGTGGAAAGTGCCGATCCATCCGCGACTCAAAAAGTTGCTTGAAATAATTCCGAAGAGCAAACGGACTTGGTTTCTAAACGCGCCGCCGAGTCGGCAGTACCCAAATGGCGATCACCGCCACAACATGAAGCACCTGACCGAAGCGTTTGAGGAAGCACTCGGGAAACTCGATATCCCGGCGGGCCGCAAGAACAACGGGTTTGTGCTGCACAGTCTTCGTGCGTTTTTCAAGACGCACTGTGTGAACGAAGGAATCCCAAGAGAAGTCGTTGACGCGTGGCAGAACCACAAGGACGGACGCCGGGAAACGGCGAGCGACCGCTACTACCGCTTAAGCGATGAAGAATCTCAGAAGCAAATGAAGAAAGTCCCCTTCGGGGACGGCTAA